In Selenomonas sp. TAMA-11512, a genomic segment contains:
- a CDS encoding ABC transporter ATP-binding protein: MSEGVKNVIEVKHLKAVVREEGVETTLLHDSSFVVREGECLGILGESGSGKSLTMQAFMGLLDEHFTVTGEVLFEGKDLLKESGESLRLLRGSKLAMVMQNPMTSFDPLIRIEEQVVETFVEHTTWTRSEIVKRTLVLFERLQIRDPAETLKKYPHQLSGGMLQRIMIGIALMLEPRLLIADEPTTALDALTQFEVLKAFREVKESGTAMVFITHDLGVANYISDRILVMNQGRIVDTGTFREIVDNAKDPYTRLLIEKKTAVMRRYEAVMKGGAASA, translated from the coding sequence ATGAGTGAAGGCGTAAAAAACGTCATTGAGGTCAAGCATCTCAAAGCTGTCGTGCGCGAGGAAGGCGTGGAAACAACGCTGCTTCACGACAGCAGCTTCGTCGTTCGCGAGGGCGAGTGCCTCGGTATCCTCGGCGAATCGGGCAGCGGCAAGAGTCTCACGATGCAAGCATTTATGGGGCTTCTCGACGAGCACTTCACGGTCACGGGCGAGGTGCTCTTTGAGGGGAAGGATCTCCTGAAGGAATCGGGGGAAAGTCTGCGCCTTCTTCGAGGCTCCAAGCTCGCCATGGTCATGCAGAACCCGATGACGTCCTTTGATCCGCTCATACGCATTGAAGAGCAGGTCGTCGAGACATTCGTCGAGCACACGACTTGGACGCGCTCGGAGATCGTGAAGCGCACGCTGGTGCTCTTTGAGAGGCTGCAGATACGGGACCCGGCGGAGACGCTGAAAAAGTATCCGCATCAGCTCTCCGGCGGCATGCTCCAGCGCATCATGATCGGCATCGCCCTGATGCTGGAGCCGCGCCTCTTGATCGCGGATGAGCCGACGACGGCACTTGACGCGCTGACGCAGTTCGAGGTCTTGAAGGCGTTCCGTGAAGTCAAAGAGAGCGGCACCGCGATGGTCTTCATCACACATGACCTGGGCGTGGCGAACTACATTTCCGACCGAATCCTCGTCATGAATCAGGGGCGCATCGTCGATACGGGGACGTTCCGTGAGATTGTGGACAACGCAAAAGACCCCTATACGCGGCTTTTGATTGAAAAGAAAACGGCGGTCATGCGCCGCTATGAGGCGGTTATGAAGGGGGGTGCCGCGAGTGCTTGA
- a CDS encoding glycoside hydrolase family 3 N-terminal domain-containing protein, with the protein MNRKYAIGICLAVCLIACLGGVFFALSRSGEEEKTRETMKHREGRELSIDARAEAMLSEMSAAEKIGQLVMIGIRGTEPDDDSLYMLHQYHIGGIVLFDRNIESKAQIRAFTAELQKRAGERVPLFIAVDQEGGIVTRGEGVLTAPPSAQSIGESGDPALAEGWARKIGEELTSLGINVNFAPAADVGTKDTRSYSALAEDVRNYVLAAAAGYEEAGILCALKHFPGIGKGQTDSHVDRSEIPAALAELEAEDMLPFMAVLRETPHDGCMVMVSHLLYPELDAAHPASQSPYIMTELLRERCGYTGIIITDDVEMGAVSRYDSFRDIGVKSILAGADIVLVCHEYEHETEVYLGLLGAYEDGRLTEKRLDESVRRILKSKLTHLQPPA; encoded by the coding sequence ATGAACAGGAAATATGCAATCGGGATCTGTCTGGCGGTATGCTTGATCGCTTGTCTCGGCGGGGTCTTTTTCGCGCTGTCTCGAAGCGGCGAAGAGGAGAAGACACGCGAGACGATGAAGCATCGGGAAGGGCGGGAGCTCTCCATCGACGCGAGGGCCGAAGCGATGCTGTCCGAGATGAGCGCCGCGGAGAAGATCGGTCAGCTTGTGATGATCGGCATCCGCGGCACGGAACCGGATGACGACAGCCTCTATATGCTGCATCAGTACCATATCGGCGGGATTGTGCTCTTTGACCGAAACATCGAGTCCAAAGCGCAGATTCGAGCGTTCACGGCGGAGCTGCAAAAGCGCGCGGGAGAAAGAGTCCCGCTCTTTATCGCCGTCGATCAGGAGGGCGGCATCGTCACGCGCGGTGAAGGGGTGCTCACCGCGCCGCCGTCCGCACAGTCCATTGGAGAGAGCGGCGATCCCGCGCTTGCCGAAGGCTGGGCAAGGAAGATCGGCGAGGAGCTGACGTCGCTCGGCATAAACGTGAATTTCGCTCCCGCCGCGGATGTGGGAACGAAGGATACGCGCTCCTACTCCGCATTGGCGGAGGATGTACGGAACTATGTGCTCGCCGCGGCGGCGGGCTATGAGGAAGCGGGCATTCTCTGCGCGCTGAAGCACTTTCCGGGCATCGGCAAGGGGCAGACGGACTCCCATGTGGATCGATCGGAGATACCGGCGGCACTCGCGGAGCTTGAAGCGGAGGATATGCTGCCCTTTATGGCGGTCCTGCGGGAGACACCGCATGACGGCTGTATGGTCATGGTGTCGCATCTCCTGTATCCGGAGCTCGACGCCGCGCATCCGGCAAGCCAGTCGCCTTACATCATGACGGAGCTTCTGCGCGAAAGATGCGGATATACGGGCATCATCATCACGGATGATGTCGAGATGGGCGCTGTGTCCCGCTATGATTCCTTCCGTGACATCGGCGTAAAGTCGATCCTTGCCGGCGCGGATATCGTGCTTGTCTGCCACGAATACGAGCATGAGACGGAGGTCTATCTCGGATTGCTGGGCGCGTATGAAGACGGCCGGCTCACGGAGAAGAGACTGGATGAAAGCGTGCGGCGAATCCTGAAGAGCAAGCTCACTCATTTGCAGCCGCCGGCATAA
- a CDS encoding ATP-binding cassette domain-containing protein — protein sequence MLELNDIVVSFKKEVQKKIFGTERKTVLHGISLAVRKGECLGILGESGSGKSTTGRVLAGLLKPDSGTVRIEGQDVYASRKGRDHLKDRLSIVFQDYTTSANPRFTIRQVIAEGIAVGERKTGESVNRAEETVRLLELVGLNADFAKRFPHELSGGQLQRVCIARAIACKSEIILFDEAVSSLDAHTQVQIMDLLLELKEKLGLTYIFITHDLTSITYFCSRVIFLKDGVVVADSPVRELSNLDVPYAKELLGAVLDFNEESV from the coding sequence GTGCTTGAACTGAACGATATCGTTGTGAGCTTCAAGAAAGAAGTGCAGAAGAAGATCTTCGGAACGGAGAGAAAGACGGTGCTGCACGGCATCAGCCTCGCCGTCCGAAAGGGCGAGTGCCTCGGCATCCTCGGTGAGTCGGGCAGCGGCAAGTCCACGACGGGGCGCGTGCTCGCCGGTCTCCTGAAGCCGGATTCGGGGACGGTCAGGATCGAGGGGCAGGATGTCTACGCGAGCCGCAAGGGACGTGACCACCTGAAGGATCGACTTTCCATCGTCTTTCAGGACTATACGACGAGCGCGAATCCCCGCTTTACCATCCGCCAGGTCATCGCCGAGGGCATTGCCGTCGGGGAGCGGAAGACGGGCGAGAGCGTGAACCGCGCGGAGGAGACGGTACGTCTCCTGGAGCTCGTCGGTCTCAATGCCGACTTTGCGAAGCGCTTTCCGCATGAGCTGTCGGGCGGGCAGCTGCAGCGCGTCTGCATCGCGCGCGCGATTGCCTGCAAGAGCGAGATCATCCTGTTTGATGAGGCGGTCTCTTCGCTCGATGCGCACACGCAGGTGCAGATCATGGATCTCCTGCTTGAGCTCAAGGAGAAGCTCGGTCTGACGTATATCTTCATTACGCACGATCTGACTTCGATCACCTACTTCTGCAGCCGCGTCATCTTCCTGAAGGACGGTGTCGTCGTGGCGGATTCGCCTGTCCGGGAGCTGTCGAATCTCGACGTTCCGTACGCGAAGGAGCTGCTCGGTGCGGTGCTCGACTTCAACGAGGAGAGCGTGTAA
- a CDS encoding HlyD family efflux transporter periplasmic adaptor subunit: protein MQLKGIQGKGTRLGIGFIAVLIITGILLMYTGNDAVILGMEKKEGILNAEEVKVSFDSVSGRLVEEAVEEAQEVRKGDVLLVLDSTDVDLTIERLEAQIRQLDAQIASMGGIIDIGRARTDTTEISTRRQIDQQKAIVNSALATLHQRELDYSRMAQLRAEDVISQSELDAAQTNLDVARAGYRQAQEGLSQLYGGAVETGNTDTLSLPAITNARSEVENQKNDLAGLIASREALAVQLKEAKVAKERLTLRAPEDGRILKILAKAGEMVTPSTPVLLMESTRTYYDLYLSEEQVADLSEGMRVTGTTVAGKRAVEGTVRLITKAPGFADLKNSREKGQADLSAFQVRIYTDPADRVKTGMTIGVNVHDGFR from the coding sequence ATGCAGCTAAAGGGAATTCAGGGAAAGGGCACACGTCTGGGGATCGGCTTCATCGCCGTTCTCATCATCACGGGCATACTCCTCATGTATACGGGGAACGATGCCGTTATTCTGGGGATGGAGAAGAAGGAGGGCATCCTCAACGCCGAAGAGGTCAAAGTCTCCTTTGACTCGGTCTCGGGACGACTCGTCGAAGAGGCGGTCGAGGAAGCGCAGGAGGTCAGGAAGGGGGATGTGCTGCTCGTCCTTGACAGTACGGATGTCGACCTGACCATCGAGAGACTCGAGGCGCAGATTCGCCAGCTCGACGCCCAGATTGCCTCGATGGGAGGGATCATCGATATTGGCCGCGCCCGCACGGATACGACGGAGATCAGCACGAGGCGCCAGATCGACCAGCAAAAGGCGATCGTCAACAGCGCGCTTGCGACGCTCCATCAGCGTGAGCTCGACTACAGCCGCATGGCGCAGCTTCGCGCGGAGGATGTCATCTCACAGTCGGAGCTCGACGCGGCGCAGACAAATCTGGATGTCGCGAGGGCCGGCTACCGTCAGGCACAGGAGGGCTTGTCCCAGCTCTACGGAGGCGCTGTTGAGACAGGCAATACGGATACCCTCAGTCTGCCCGCCATTACGAATGCGCGCAGCGAAGTCGAAAATCAAAAGAACGATCTTGCCGGGCTCATCGCCAGTCGGGAAGCGCTTGCCGTCCAGCTCAAAGAAGCGAAGGTTGCCAAGGAGCGCTTGACATTGCGCGCGCCCGAGGACGGACGCATCCTCAAGATACTCGCCAAGGCGGGCGAGATGGTCACACCCTCGACACCCGTCCTGTTGATGGAATCAACGCGCACATACTATGACCTCTACCTTTCCGAGGAGCAGGTCGCCGACCTCTCAGAGGGCATGCGTGTCACGGGCACGACCGTGGCAGGCAAGCGTGCCGTCGAGGGGACGGTGCGCCTCATCACAAAGGCGCCCGGCTTCGCCGACCTGAAGAACTCGCGCGAAAAGGGCCAAGCGGATCTCTCCGCCTTTCAGGTGCGTATCTATACCGACCCTGCGGACAGAGTCAAGACCGGCATGACGATAGGAGTGAACGTACATGATGGCTTCCGTTAA
- the opp1C gene encoding nickel/cobalt ABC transporter permease has translation MLDRFLHNRTAMGATIFLSVIVLLGILAPWISPHDPYANNIANKFAGFSWEYPLGTDQLGRCILSRMLDGIRPTLGLAALTMLGTIGLGAFMGLCAGYFRGWVDEVIMRVIDVLLSFPSQIMVFAIVALLGVDVRNIILAQVLIKWAWYARMIRTGVVQHRDKNFISFSRVVGTSNTFILTRHLLPSIAADLAVLASLDIGWAIINISTMSFLGLGVQAPIPEWGAMLNEAKNVLTTNPVQMLAPGISIVAVVTAFNLLGDAIRDVLDPKEVRS, from the coding sequence GTGCTGGACAGATTTTTACACAATCGCACGGCGATGGGCGCGACGATTTTCCTCAGCGTCATCGTGCTTCTCGGCATCCTGGCTCCGTGGATCAGCCCGCATGACCCCTACGCGAACAACATTGCGAACAAATTCGCGGGCTTCAGCTGGGAGTATCCGCTCGGAACGGACCAGCTCGGCCGCTGCATCCTCTCGCGCATGCTGGACGGCATTCGTCCGACGCTCGGGCTCGCCGCGCTTACCATGCTGGGCACGATCGGGCTGGGCGCGTTTATGGGGCTCTGCGCCGGCTACTTCCGCGGCTGGGTGGATGAGGTCATCATGCGTGTCATCGATGTCCTGCTCTCGTTCCCGAGCCAGATCATGGTCTTTGCGATCGTGGCGCTCTTGGGCGTCGATGTGCGCAACATCATCCTCGCGCAGGTGCTCATCAAGTGGGCGTGGTACGCGCGCATGATCCGCACCGGCGTCGTGCAGCACCGCGATAAGAACTTCATCTCGTTCAGCCGCGTCGTCGGCACGAGCAATACATTCATCCTCACGCGTCACCTGCTGCCCTCGATCGCGGCGGATCTCGCCGTGCTCGCGAGCCTTGACATCGGCTGGGCGATCATCAACATCTCGACGATGTCCTTCCTCGGTCTCGGCGTGCAGGCGCCTATTCCGGAGTGGGGCGCGATGCTCAACGAGGCGAAGAATGTTCTGACGACGAACCCCGTTCAGATGCTCGCTCCGGGTATCTCCATCGTCGCCGTCGTCACGGCGTTTAACCTGCTCGGCGACGCCATTCGCGACGTCCTTGACCCGAAGGAGGTGCGCTCATGA
- a CDS encoding NAD-dependent protein deacylase, producing MSEINALANILRDSRKAVFFGGAGMSTESGIPDFRSAGGIYSQSLHREFRPEEMASHSFLISHPEEFFEFYRQRMMFMHVEPNPGHRALAALEEAGILRAVITQNIDGLHQSAGSRTVYELHGSSLRWPCMACGRVYPMEYALQEENKPIPHCEDCGGVVRPGVVLYEEGLDGETMDHAVRAIREADTLIVGGTSLIVYPAAGLIDYFRGRHLVLINRTETRADSAAELVIRDSIGKVLHEAAELALGKSE from the coding sequence GTGAGCGAGATAAATGCTTTGGCAAATATACTTCGTGACAGCAGGAAGGCCGTGTTCTTCGGCGGCGCGGGCATGTCCACGGAGTCCGGCATCCCCGATTTTCGCAGTGCGGGCGGCATATACAGTCAGAGCCTGCATCGGGAGTTTCGCCCGGAGGAGATGGCGTCCCACAGCTTCCTGATCAGTCACCCGGAGGAGTTTTTCGAGTTCTATCGACAGCGGATGATGTTCATGCATGTCGAGCCGAACCCCGGGCACAGGGCTCTCGCCGCACTGGAGGAGGCGGGCATTCTCCGAGCCGTGATCACGCAGAACATCGACGGGCTGCATCAGTCGGCGGGGAGCAGGACAGTCTACGAGCTGCACGGCTCGAGCCTGCGCTGGCCGTGTATGGCGTGTGGCAGAGTATATCCCATGGAGTATGCTCTGCAAGAAGAGAATAAGCCCATCCCGCACTGCGAGGACTGCGGCGGCGTTGTCCGGCCGGGCGTTGTCCTCTACGAGGAAGGACTGGACGGCGAAACAATGGATCATGCCGTGCGGGCGATTCGCGAAGCCGATACGCTCATTGTCGGCGGCACATCCCTGATCGTATACCCGGCGGCAGGGCTGATCGATTACTTCCGCGGCAGGCATCTCGTGCTGATCAACCGGACGGAAACGCGCGCCGACTCCGCGGCGGAGCTCGTCATTCGCGATTCCATCGGCAAGGTTCTGCACGAGGCGGCAGAGCTCGCATTGGGAAAATCGGAATGA
- a CDS encoding MarR family transcriptional regulator has protein sequence MDRDIMELGVLPTLEELEQMQKRIPELVPSAVLSMLEVMQAVEKIQRQISDVLEREYHVSEGKLRLLIVLYQTEGTMKPSALAKRIGVTKATISGLLHRLERDMLISRSVAAEDHRSNEVRLTGEGRSFIERIMPEHYLRISNLMGRLTEEEQETLMRLAQKLVENRG, from the coding sequence ATGGACAGAGACATTATGGAGCTTGGCGTATTGCCAACCCTTGAGGAACTTGAGCAAATGCAGAAGAGGATACCGGAGCTCGTGCCGTCCGCGGTGCTTTCCATGCTGGAGGTCATGCAGGCGGTGGAGAAGATACAGCGTCAGATCAGCGATGTGCTGGAGAGGGAGTATCACGTCTCGGAGGGCAAGCTCCGCCTCCTTATCGTGCTCTATCAGACGGAGGGAACGATGAAGCCGTCGGCGCTGGCGAAGCGGATCGGCGTTACGAAAGCGACGATCAGCGGTCTGCTGCACCGATTGGAGCGGGATATGCTCATCTCGCGGTCGGTCGCCGCGGAAGACCACCGCTCGAACGAAGTGCGGCTGACCGGGGAGGGACGATCTTTCATCGAGCGCATCATGCCGGAGCATTATCTCCGCATATCGAATCTGATGGGACGGCTGACGGAAGAGGAGCAGGAGACGCTGATGCGCCTCGCTCAAAAACTTGTTGAAAATAGGGGATAG